From the Deinococcus radiophilus genome, one window contains:
- a CDS encoding RluA family pseudouridine synthase, with the protein MTLNNGHCYRERVGTQGAGLSVLDYYTRFYAHSDQATWAARLAGGEVTLNGQAAHGAEQLQAGDALAWQRPPWQEEAVPLHYDVLFQDAALLAVHKPPGLPTLPAGGFLDHTLLTLLRRDHPTATPLHRLGRGTSGVVLCGLTRPVTAQLSADWRSGRIHKRYRALSAGVAPQDRYDLRTPVGPVAHPKLGQVYAAAPDGKPSRSRARVLERRAESTLFEVDIDTGRPHQIRIHLAAAGFPLLDDPLYLPGGAARPEAVPSDLGYLLHAERLSLTHPLTGEDWSVSAPVPAALDVGQ; encoded by the coding sequence ATGACCCTGAATAACGGTCACTGCTACCGTGAGCGCGTAGGCACTCAGGGCGCGGGCCTGAGCGTGCTGGACTACTACACCCGCTTTTATGCCCATTCGGATCAGGCCACCTGGGCAGCCCGGCTGGCGGGTGGTGAGGTGACGCTGAACGGTCAAGCGGCACATGGCGCTGAGCAGTTGCAGGCCGGAGACGCCCTGGCTTGGCAGCGCCCGCCCTGGCAGGAGGAGGCCGTGCCGCTGCACTACGACGTGCTGTTTCAGGATGCGGCGCTGCTGGCCGTTCATAAGCCACCTGGGCTACCCACACTGCCAGCCGGAGGGTTTCTGGACCATACGCTGCTGACCCTGCTACGCCGTGACCATCCCACAGCCACGCCGCTGCACCGTTTGGGGCGTGGCACATCGGGGGTGGTGCTGTGTGGCCTCACGCGCCCTGTGACCGCGCAGCTGTCAGCCGACTGGCGCAGCGGACGCATTCACAAGCGTTACCGGGCGCTGAGCGCTGGCGTGGCCCCGCAGGACCGCTACGATCTCCGCACGCCGGTTGGCCCTGTGGCGCATCCCAAACTGGGTCAGGTGTACGCCGCTGCTCCAGACGGCAAACCTTCGCGCAGCCGCGCACGGGTACTGGAACGCCGCGCAGAGAGCACGCTCTTTGAGGTGGATATTGATACTGGGCGGCCCCACCAGATCCGGATTCATCTGGCGGCGGCAGGATTTCCGCTGCTGGACGATCCTCTCTATCTGCCAGGCGGCGCAGCCCGTCCAGAGGCCGTCCCTTCTGACCTGGGCTACCTGCTGCACGCCGAACGGCTCTCGCTCACCCATCCTCTGACTGGGGAGGACTGGTCGGTGTCGGCCCCGGTTCCGGCGGCACTGGATGTGGGACAATAA
- the bshB1 gene encoding bacillithiol biosynthesis deacetylase BshB1, whose amino-acid sequence MIYTLQTTYGTVQPLDWLCLAPHPDDAEIGAGGTLIRVGDAGQAVGVLELSRGEMGTLGTPEVRMEECVAAAVHLGLKWRGTLGLPDGDLRDEPAQARALAAALRQLRPRVLVVPHPSDRHPDHYGAYALARRALHLAGLHQAQVAGEPHRPARVLLFQGNADIRPHVLVDVAASLPRWEAAIRAHRSQFGGEVVSETVTPEVVDRRRARLMYWGTLARVRYAEAFGVEGELLLDPEGL is encoded by the coding sequence ATGATCTATACGTTGCAGACGACCTACGGCACAGTGCAGCCACTGGATTGGCTGTGCCTGGCCCCACACCCGGACGACGCCGAAATTGGCGCAGGCGGCACCCTGATTCGCGTCGGGGACGCTGGGCAGGCGGTAGGCGTGCTGGAGTTGTCGCGGGGGGAAATGGGCACCCTGGGTACACCTGAGGTGCGAATGGAGGAATGCGTGGCAGCAGCCGTGCACCTGGGCCTGAAGTGGCGCGGCACGCTGGGCCTGCCGGATGGCGACCTACGTGACGAGCCAGCACAGGCCAGAGCGCTGGCGGCTGCCCTGCGCCAGCTCAGGCCCCGCGTACTGGTGGTGCCGCACCCATCAGACCGTCATCCGGATCATTACGGTGCATACGCGCTGGCACGGCGGGCGCTGCACTTGGCGGGACTGCACCAGGCTCAGGTGGCCGGTGAGCCGCACCGGCCGGCACGGGTGCTGCTGTTTCAGGGCAACGCCGATATTCGGCCCCATGTGTTGGTAGATGTCGCGGCCAGCTTGCCGCGCTGGGAAGCCGCCATCCGAGCGCACAGGTCGCAATTCGGTGGCGAGGTGGTCAGCGAGACGGTCACGCCTGAGGTGGTAGACCGCCGCCGTGCCCGTCTGATGTACTGGGGCACTCTGGCACGGGTGCGCTATGCCGAAGCTTTCGGGGTAGAGGGAGAACTGCTGCTGGACCCGGAAGGGCTGTAA
- a CDS encoding peptidylprolyl isomerase, protein MDQFIPDGYQLSPELSSERQTQFSAAPELGQGTEPGKDYMAVFETSQGRIVLDLFQDDAPMTVNSFAYLLRNHFYDGIKFHRVIDQFMAQTGDPTGTGMGGPGYRFEDEFGSDHRHDGPGVLSMANAGPGTNGSQFFITFTATPHLDGRHTVFGRVVEGLDVLDRLKRIQPGMPGEPDSIQRAYLVEK, encoded by the coding sequence ATGGATCAATTTATTCCTGACGGCTATCAGCTTTCCCCCGAACTGAGCAGCGAGCGCCAGACCCAGTTCTCGGCTGCTCCTGAACTGGGCCAGGGCACCGAACCCGGCAAGGACTACATGGCCGTGTTTGAAACCAGCCAGGGCCGCATCGTGCTGGATCTGTTCCAAGACGACGCACCCATGACCGTCAACAGCTTCGCGTACCTGCTACGCAACCACTTTTACGACGGCATCAAGTTCCACCGCGTCATTGACCAGTTTATGGCGCAGACCGGCGACCCCACCGGCACTGGCATGGGTGGCCCCGGCTACCGCTTTGAGGACGAGTTCGGCTCGGATCATCGCCACGACGGCCCCGGCGTACTGAGCATGGCCAACGCCGGCCCTGGCACCAACGGCAGCCAGTTCTTCATCACCTTTACGGCCACCCCACATCTGGACGGCCGCCACACCGTCTTTGGCCGCGTGGTCGAGGGACTGGACGTGCTGGACAGGCTCAAGCGCATCCAGCCTGGGATGCCCGGCGAGCCGGACAGCATCCAGCGGGCTTATCTGGTCGAAAAATAA
- a CDS encoding L-aspartate oxidase, which produces MSQPDLVVVGAGVAGLYAALEGRRLGLQVTLICAGELPGGSTRWAQGGVAAPLAGWDEDAHAADTLAAGRGLCDAAAVETFVGEAHSHIQRLHDLGVPFAPDRVREGGHSRSRIWHAYGDATGRAVSETLAARVREAGVTVLEHTQVDQLLLDGGRVVGVGVGETRLLTHAVLLATGGYGRLYPVGTAPAGTTGQGLVLAALAGAVLRDLEFVQFHPTAVLHDGAALLVSEAVRGAGGVLRNGLGERFMPALDPQAELAPRDVVARAIAAQRRATGQVTLDISHLGAAEVRRRFPNITARLAQVGLEFSAGPVEVQPAAHYSVGGVRTDLWGRSSVPGLLVAGEAASVGLHGANRLASNSLSEGLVFGARAAQAAAELAPARASGKPEATPALSLPAGVSWAAVQPVFAAAAGLERCGPELQAALDIWPEVYLHTSDKATTPDAANVLLAAAVLQAALARQETRGTHARSDFEQAAPQACHADLRLCPAPPGGPAVWEQRTVPVSSTDLDLQPQPNSFFALNK; this is translated from the coding sequence ATGTCCCAGCCTGATCTGGTGGTGGTTGGGGCTGGCGTGGCTGGTCTGTACGCGGCGCTGGAAGGCCGACGCCTCGGACTACAGGTCACGCTGATCTGTGCTGGCGAGTTGCCAGGGGGCAGCACCCGCTGGGCGCAGGGTGGAGTGGCCGCCCCGCTGGCTGGCTGGGATGAGGACGCCCACGCCGCCGATACCCTCGCAGCTGGACGCGGCCTGTGTGACGCAGCCGCCGTAGAGACGTTCGTGGGGGAAGCTCACAGCCATATCCAGCGCTTGCATGATCTGGGCGTGCCCTTTGCGCCAGACCGGGTGCGCGAGGGCGGGCACAGTCGCAGCCGCATCTGGCACGCCTATGGGGACGCGACGGGCCGTGCCGTCAGCGAGACTCTGGCGGCGCGGGTCCGCGAGGCCGGAGTGACGGTGCTGGAACACACCCAGGTAGACCAGTTGCTGCTGGATGGGGGTCGGGTGGTGGGTGTAGGTGTCGGTGAGACTCGGCTGCTGACCCATGCCGTGCTGCTGGCCACCGGCGGTTATGGGCGGCTCTATCCGGTTGGAACAGCCCCAGCAGGCACCACTGGGCAGGGACTGGTCTTGGCTGCCCTGGCTGGCGCGGTGCTGCGCGACCTGGAATTCGTGCAGTTTCACCCGACCGCGGTGCTGCATGACGGCGCGGCGCTGCTGGTCTCTGAGGCGGTCCGTGGGGCGGGTGGGGTGCTGCGAAATGGCCTGGGCGAACGCTTCATGCCCGCGCTGGACCCCCAGGCCGAGCTGGCTCCCCGTGACGTGGTGGCCCGCGCTATTGCGGCCCAGCGGCGAGCCACCGGCCAGGTCACGCTGGACATCTCTCACCTGGGCGCCGCAGAGGTGCGGCGGCGCTTTCCCAACATCACGGCGCGGCTGGCACAGGTGGGCCTGGAGTTCAGCGCGGGCCCCGTGGAAGTGCAACCCGCCGCTCACTACAGCGTGGGCGGTGTCCGAACCGATCTGTGGGGCCGCAGTAGTGTTCCGGGTCTGCTGGTCGCGGGTGAAGCCGCCTCGGTGGGTCTGCACGGAGCCAACCGCCTGGCCAGCAACAGCCTGTCCGAAGGGCTGGTCTTCGGGGCGCGGGCCGCGCAGGCGGCAGCGGAGTTGGCCCCGGCCCGTGCCAGTGGCAAGCCAGAAGCGACGCCAGCCTTATCGCTGCCTGCAGGAGTGTCGTGGGCCGCCGTGCAGCCAGTTTTTGCGGCGGCGGCTGGGCTGGAACGTTGCGGCCCGGAGTTGCAGGCGGCGCTGGACATCTGGCCGGAGGTTTACTTGCATACGTCAGACAAAGCAACCACGCCTGATGCCGCCAACGTGCTGCTGGCTGCTGCCGTGTTGCAAGCGGCTCTGGCACGCCAGGAAACCCGTGGCACCCATGCCCGCTCAGACTTTGAGCAGGCAGCCCCACAAGCCTGTCATGCCGATCTGAGGCTGTGCCCGGCACCACCTGGCGGGCCAGCGGTCTGGGAGCAGCGGACGGTTCCTGTATCTTCGACCGACCTTGATCTGCAACCACAGCCAAACTCTTTTTTTGCCCTTAACAAGTGA
- a CDS encoding amidohydrolase yields MDKLPAPLLDQVVQWRRYLHQHPELSFQEHQTAAYLRAQLEAMPGLEVSQLTPTSVLAVLRGAAGPGRTVLLRADIDALPITEDNTFEYRSQTDGIMHACGHDGHAAMLLAAAHMLSEERSRLSGEIRFIFQHAEEQPPGGAEELVFQTPLMDGVDLALGLHLLSMYPAGTVLVRAGEFMASPDSFQLTIRGKGGHGGMPELTVDPIAVAAQVVTNLQHVVSRNVSPFDPLVVSVTQFHAGTADNVIPETARLAATVRVFSPELREQAPQLLERIIAGICAAHGAEYDFEYLYAYRPVVNTDWVADELTALAREVVGPERVQTPERWAAGEDFSAYLQKAPGCYFAIGSGSPETDSEWPHHHPRFTLDESALETGVLMLTAAARHFTQPAADDPE; encoded by the coding sequence ATGGACAAGCTGCCCGCTCCTCTCTTAGATCAGGTCGTTCAGTGGCGTAGATATCTGCACCAGCACCCCGAATTGAGCTTTCAGGAACACCAGACGGCGGCTTATCTCCGCGCCCAGTTGGAAGCCATGCCGGGGTTGGAAGTCAGCCAACTCACGCCTACCAGCGTTCTGGCCGTGCTGCGCGGCGCGGCGGGGCCAGGACGCACGGTCCTGCTGCGGGCCGACATAGACGCGCTGCCGATCACCGAGGACAATACCTTCGAATACCGCTCGCAGACAGACGGGATCATGCACGCCTGCGGCCACGACGGTCACGCGGCGATGCTGCTGGCGGCAGCGCACATGCTGAGTGAGGAGCGCAGCCGCCTCAGCGGCGAAATACGTTTCATCTTCCAGCACGCTGAGGAACAGCCACCCGGTGGAGCCGAGGAACTGGTCTTCCAGACCCCACTGATGGACGGGGTAGACCTGGCGCTGGGTCTGCACCTGCTGAGCATGTATCCGGCAGGCACGGTGCTGGTGCGAGCAGGCGAATTTATGGCGTCGCCGGATTCATTTCAGCTGACCATTCGCGGTAAGGGTGGTCACGGCGGCATGCCGGAGCTGACGGTTGACCCGATTGCCGTGGCGGCGCAGGTGGTCACCAACTTGCAGCACGTGGTCAGCCGCAACGTCTCGCCTTTTGATCCACTGGTGGTGTCGGTCACGCAGTTCCACGCCGGGACTGCCGACAACGTCATCCCCGAAACGGCGCGGCTGGCGGCCACCGTGCGGGTCTTCAGCCCTGAACTGCGTGAGCAGGCTCCGCAGCTGCTGGAACGCATCATTGCCGGAATCTGCGCCGCACACGGGGCCGAGTACGACTTTGAATACCTGTACGCCTACCGCCCGGTGGTGAACACGGACTGGGTGGCCGACGAGCTGACAGCCCTGGCCCGTGAGGTGGTGGGGCCAGAGCGGGTGCAGACGCCTGAGCGCTGGGCAGCAGGCGAGGATTTCAGCGCCTATTTGCAGAAGGCTCCAGGGTGTTATTTCGCGATCGGGAGCGGGTCACCGGAAACGGACAGCGAGTGGCCGCATCACCACCCCCGCTTTACGCTGGACGAGTCGGCCCTGGAAACCGGCGTGCTGATGCTGACGGCAGCGGCGCGGCACTTCACGCAGCCTGCGGCAGATGACCCTGAATAA